One window of the Cryptomeria japonica chromosome 7, Sugi_1.0, whole genome shotgun sequence genome contains the following:
- the LOC131030825 gene encoding disease resistance protein Roq1 encodes MASFGSSAQEIVGYEHQWERSIASPKLYDVFISHRGPDVKDTFAKQLYDLLKSRECRAFLDREEIEGGDSIPFAIRNGICSSRVQIAIFSEGYAQSSWCLDELLLMLEQTDALFIPIFYDVQPWELRHIQNEKSTYAKAFSYYQSKGRNLDKLDEWKKALTSAADIYGYERSQHQDNLCEKIVSRVLQVLQEKEKWIPLHVAEYPVGLAELVQDFESSCSETVNDKAKIVGIFGLGGSGKTTLAKELLNIKRSGYSATCFLSDVRESQAKGELHCLQSQLFKDLFDEDQKFMNIDGGLGKLKDRLKRASNLRFLIVLDDIDHRDQLGALLVEGMLSPGSLVIVTTRDQSVLRSADITISYRMKGMNKDHAKELFCSHAFRGQDPPTAYEKWIESFVEFCGGLPLSLKVLGAHVYRRDEFYWELELQKVKNIQPKDIMRRLKISFDGLDREEKHIFTDIACFFNMKLEKNIKSTAISIWNASGWNAEHAVQTLQDKCLVEVRGSHGFGHFKMHDHLRDLGRQIANDLGPPRLWNPHRLRSMETKGFKQILTGTKARCFHSFRDSSLNAAITFFVGGLNDSGENELLWLDIDNKGCNIKNLPSWIPLQKLHSLTVSNMEEWWSSFEQQLQNDVQACFELRTLKILNSPLQNFPYLMGKFNYLEELEIARSLKKTDQAPLVQSVKHLSNLRLLKLHGNGVPLSGELNLSKGRDSINFEASTSSRMNRLETIVFDNFDNISKLIITGEMCPRLQSLEVQSMYTLTEMHLKQLERLNTLVVWGCPNLETLSGLSSLNGLQVLLIENCEGLKYLPNFAHLRRLERIKVSECHQLHSIQGLEQLQGLKGLIIEVPNNRDASVRNCIYGLRRLPSEYIILTQNKRDTAWSRLNVNLFSEVIRAEAVTEIQRGWTSSLEMNNLAGAITIYALIINCRNQRCLNGLQPLKFFPHEFSRGQWMVTVLLTANNCNATLDGVTIHRGFKATVKKGEEGKALTVLQRIVNRFYGQSIDECD; translated from the exons ATGGCTTCCTTCGGCTCTTCTGCCCAAGAAATTGTAGGGTATGAACACCAGTGGGAAAGATCGATTGCATCTCCTAAACTATATGATGTATTCATCAGCCATCGAGGACCTGACGTTAAGGACACCTTTGCTAAACAACTGTATGATCTTCTTAAGTCTAGAGAGTGCAGGGCATTTCTAGACCGGGAAGAGATAGAAGGGGGAGATTCTATTCCTTTTGCCATTAGAAATGGCATATGCTCATCTCGTGTGCAAATAGCCATTTTTTCCGAAGGATATGCACAGTCCTCGTGGTGTTTAGACGAGCTGCTCCTTATGTTAGAACAAACTGATGCTCTATTTATTCCTATCTTCTACGATGTCCAGCCGTGGGAGCTTCGTCACATCCAGAACGAGAAATCAACGTATGCGAAGGCATTTTCATATTATCAAAGTAAAGGCAGAAATCTTGATAAGTTGGATGAATGGAAAAAGGCCCTCACATCTGCTGCAGACATCTATGGTTATGAACGTAGCCAACATCAAGA CAATTTGTGTGAAAAGATTGTGTCTCGTGTGCTACAAGTATTGCAAGAGAAGGAAAAGTGGATACCCCTACATGTTGCGGAATATCCAGTTGGACTCGCTGAACTCGTCCAAGATTTTGAAAGTTCTTGTTCAGAGACAGTGAATGACAAAGCTAAGATAGTAGGGATCTTCGGACTTGGGGGATCTGGCAAGACCACTCTTGCAAAAGAATTGCTTAACATTAAGCGATCAGGCTACAGTGCTACATGTTTTCTATCTGATGTGAGAGAATCACAGGCCAAAGGTGAATTACACTGCTTGCAAAGCCAGCTCTTCAAAGATCTCTTTGATGAAGATCAAAAGTTTATGAATATCGATGGAGGACTAGGAAAGCTGAAGGATCGTCTGAAAAGAGCAAGTAATCTGCGTTTCCTTATAGTCCTAGATGATATCGACCATCGGGACCAATTAGGAGCCCTGTTAGTTGAAGGCATGCTGAGTCCAGGTAGCCTGGTAATTGTGACAACCCGTGACCAAAGTGTGTTAAGGAGTGCAGATATCACCATCAGTTATAGGATGAAGGGAATGAATAAGGATCATGCTAAAGAGCTTTTCTGTAGCCATGCATTCCGTGGACAGGATCCACCCACTGCATACGAGAAATGGATTGAAAGCTTCGTGGAATTTTGTGGGGGCTTACCCCTCTCACTCAAAGTTTTAGGCGCCCACGTTTATCGTAGGGATGAGTTTTATTGGGAGTTAGAATTGCAAAAAGTTAAAAACATCCAGCCTAAGGATATAATGCGAAGGCTTAAAATCAGTTTTGATGGTCTGGACAGAGAGGAGAAACATATATTTACAGACATCGCTTGCTTTTTTAATATGAAATTAGAAAAGAATATAAAAAGTACAGCTATATCAATCTGGAATGCGTCCGGCTGGAACGCTGAACATGCAGTTCAAACCCTGCAAGACAAGTGCTTAGTTGAAGTAAGGGGCTCTCATGGTTTCGGGCACTTTAAAATGCATGATCACCTGCGCGACCTTGGAAGACAAATTGCAAATGATCTGGGCCCTCCTCGGTTATGGAATCCACACCGTCTTAGATCCATG GAAACAAAGGGGTTCAAACAAATTCTAACAGGAACTAAGGCCAGGTGTTTCCATTCGTTCCGCGACTCGTCCTTGAATGCTGCAATCACTTTTTTTGTAGGCGGTTTAAATGACTCTGGTGAGAATGAGCTCCTGTGGCTTGATATTGATAACAAGGGTTGTAATATAAAGAACTTGCCTTCGTGGATTCCTCTACAAAAATTGCACAGTTTAACTGTTTCCAACATGGAAGAATGGTGGAGCTCTTTTGAGCAACAGTTGCAAAACGATGTCCAG GCTTGTTTCGAGTTGAGAACGCTGAAGATTTTAAATTCTCCCTTGCAAAATTTTCCATATTTAATGGGAAAGTTCAATTATCTTGAAGAACTCGAGATAGCCAGATCATTGAAGAAGACTGATCAAGCACCCCTCGTACAGTCAGTAAAACACCTTAGTAATCTTAGATTATTGAAATTGCATGGAAACGGCGTCCCTTTAAGTGGGGAGTTAAATCTGAGTAAAGGTAGAGATTCAATTAATTTTGAGGCTTCTACAAGCAGCCGCATGAATAGGCTCGAAACAATAGTTTTTGACAATTTTGATAACATATCAAAGTTAATAATTACTGGAGAGATGTGTCCCAGACTTCAATCATTGGAAGTTCAGTCAATGTATACTTTAACTGAAATGCATTTAAAGCAGTTAGAGAGACTGAATACTCTTGTAGTGTGGGGATGTCCCAATTTGGAAACATTGTCAGGGTTGTCTTCTCTAAATGGGCTTCAAGTATTATTGATAGAGAATTGTGAAGGATTAAAATATTTGCCGAACTTCGCACATCTGCGTCGTCTGGAGCGAATCAAGGTTTCTGAATGTCATCAGCTGCACAGTATACAAGGCCTTGAACAGTTGCAGGGATTAAAGGGTCTGATAATTGAAGTGCCGAATAATAGAGATGCAAGTGTACGGAATTGTATTTACGGACTAAGG AGGCTGCCGTCAGAGTATATCATTTTAACGCAGAACAAAAGGGATACAGCATGGTCCAGATTGAATGTAAATTTGTTTTCTGAGGTCATAAGAGCCGAAGCAGTCACTGAGATTCAGAGAGGCTGGACTTCGTCGCTAGAGATGAATAACTTAGCAGGTGCAATCAccatatatgctttgattataaATTGTCGTAATCAACGTTGTCTCAATGGTCTTcaacctttgaaattctttccgcaTGAGTTTTCACGCGGACAATGGATGGTTACAGTTTTACTCACGGCAAATAATTGTAATGCAACACTAGATGGGGTTACTATTCATAGGGGGTTTAAGGCCACTGTCAAGAAAGGGGAGGAAGGGAAAGCCCTAACTGTATTGCAAAGAATTGTAAACCGATTCTATGGACAAAGTATTGATGAGTGTGATTAA